The Candidatus Nitrospira nitrificans region TCTGACGTATCGTCAGCCCTTATATGCCGACATGGTTTTAGTGCTGAACCGAGGAGTTCCGCCATCATGAAGATATATCTCGCCAATCCCCGTGGGTTTTGCGCCGGTGTCGATCGGGCGATCGATATCGTGGATTTGTCGCTCAAGAAGTACGGCGCTCCGATTTATGTTCGTCACGAGATCGTCCATAGCCGACACGTCGTGAATTCGCTCCGACGAAAAGGCGCGGTCTTTGTGGAAGAGTTGAACGAAGTGCCTGAGGGGTCGGTCGTCATTTTCAGCGCGCATGGCGTGGCGAAGTCGGTGTGGGAAGAAGCGAATCATCGTCGTCTGCACGTGATCGATGCAACCTGCCCGCTCGTGATCAAGGTTCACAACGAAGTCAACCGCGATTATACCCAGGGGTATGAATTGATTTTGATCGGTCACGCCGGTCACCCGGAAGTGATCGGGACGCTGGGTCAGGTTCCCGACAAGTTTCATTTGGTGTCTTCGGTGGAAGACGTAGAAAAGCTGCAGGTGGACAACACCGTCAATCTGTCGTATGTCACACAGACGACGCTGAGTGTAGATGAATGTCGGGACATCGTCGGCGCATTGCATCAGCGATTTCCCAACATCAAGGGTCCACATCAGGAAGACATCTGCTACGCAACGCAAAACCGGCAGAATGCCGTCAAGGAATTGTCTCGTTTGGTGGACGTCATTCTGGTCATCGGGTCGCCGAACAGCTCCAATTCCAATCGTCTCCGCGAATTGGGGGAACAATGCGGCATTCCGTCGTATCTGATCGATTCAGCCGCCGACATTGATCCTGCGTGGCTGCAAGGGGCCAAGGCAGTCGGGATTGCGGCCGGCGCGTCAGCTCCGGAAATCCTGGTCACGGAGGTGGTTGCGTTCCTGAGAGCGTCGGAACCGTCCGATGTTGAAGAACTCACGGTGATCGAGGAAGACGTCGAATTCCTCTTGCCGAAGGAACTTGTCCAGATAGAATCCTCGAAAAAGCCGGTAGGTAGCATCGCTGGTTAGCCGGCGGTGCCATCCGCGCATATCCCATATGGCCCTACATGTTGTAGGGCCATATCAACCGCACACCATGCAATGTGTTTTATTTTGATTTCTCAGAACCCTTGTGATACAAGGCCGGAAACTTTTTTGTTTCTCGCACGTGCCTGATGTGGGCGTAACGAAGGTGAGCCGATGCATCTGAAATCCATGAGCATGATGGGCTTCAAGTCGTTCGCGGAAGCCAAGATTGAATTTCCCGAGGGAGTCACCGCGATCGTCGGTCCGAATGGGAGCGGAAAGAGCAATGTCGTAGATGCCATCCTATGGGTGTTAGGCGAGCAAAGCACCAAAACCCTCAGAAGCGAAAAGATGGAAGACGTCATTTTTAACGGCACCGAACTTCGCAAACCCTTGGGAATGGCGGAGGTGTCGCTGGTGATCGGCGGTCTTGATCCCACGATGATGAGGTTGGATGGTGGCTCGGGGCTTCCAAGCGAGCTGACTGAAGCGCAAGAGATGATGATTACCCGCCGGTTGTACCGCAACGGTGAGAGTGAGTATCTCATCAACAAGATTCACTGCAGGTTGAAGGATATCCGCAGTTTGTTGCTCGATACACGGGCTGGGAGCAAAGGACACACGGTCATTGCCCAGGGCCAGATCGATCAGATTCTGAATGCATCGCCGCAAGACCGGCGTGAACTGATCGAGGAGACTGCGGGCATCGTCCGGTATAAGAAGCAAAAGGCCGAGGCGTTGCGGAAGTTGGAATCGACGCAGCAGAATCTCTTGCGTGTCCGAGACATCGTGGCGGAGGTCAAGAAGCAACTCAATTCGTTGGAACGCCAAGCGCGCCAGGCTCGCACGTTTCAGGCATTGCAGGGGGAGGCGCGTGAAATCGAAGTGATATTGTTGACCCGGGAATTCAAGGTGTTGCGACAGACGTTGCAGGAGGCGGACACCGACGTTCTGAACCTGGATCAACAAGAGTCTGAGAAAGCGGCCGACCTGGCTCGATTGACAACAGAGCTCGAACAGGCTCGCCTTGATGCGATCGCGACCGCCGATTCCATCGGGAAGATTCGGGAGGAACTGGCGGGCGTCGAACAGCGGCAGGCCCACGCGCTGACGGCGGCGGAGGTCGAACGAAATCGAGGACTGTTATTCAGCCAACAACAGGTACAGGAGTCGGCTGAGCTGGAAGAACTGGTCCGATCACAAGAGCAGCTGGCCGCCGGCCTTCACGCCATCGAGTCATCATTGACGTCGGTCGAAGAGGAGATGGCGATTCGGGATCGGATTCTCGGGGAACTCGATGAAGAGCTGATGCGCTTGCTCAATCAACGGGCTGCAGCCGTTGCGGAAGAGGAGCGAGGGCGCAAAGATGTGCTGCAATTGGCGGTGCTTGTCGCGAATACAGAACAAGGCATCTCGCAATTGGCCAAGCGAATGGACGATCTCGCGGGCCGCGGTATTCGCTTATCCTCGGAGCGGGACGAACTGCGCAGCCAACGTGAATCGGCGATCGAACGCTACGAGATCTTGCGCAAGGAATATGG contains the following coding sequences:
- the ispH gene encoding 4-hydroxy-3-methylbut-2-enyl diphosphate reductase, producing the protein MKIYLANPRGFCAGVDRAIDIVDLSLKKYGAPIYVRHEIVHSRHVVNSLRRKGAVFVEELNEVPEGSVVIFSAHGVAKSVWEEANHRRLHVIDATCPLVIKVHNEVNRDYTQGYELILIGHAGHPEVIGTLGQVPDKFHLVSSVEDVEKLQVDNTVNLSYVTQTTLSVDECRDIVGALHQRFPNIKGPHQEDICYATQNRQNAVKELSRLVDVILVIGSPNSSNSNRLRELGEQCGIPSYLIDSAADIDPAWLQGAKAVGIAAGASAPEILVTEVVAFLRASEPSDVEELTVIEEDVEFLLPKELVQIESSKKPVGSIAG